Proteins encoded together in one Temnothorax longispinosus isolate EJ_2023e chromosome 5, Tlon_JGU_v1, whole genome shotgun sequence window:
- the LOC139812860 gene encoding alpha-glucosidase-like, which produces MNKNGVITLCTILLSSNLAYSESSPKWWQSMSLYQVYPRSFKDSDGDGVGDLKGIISKLEHLAESNVDAFWLSPIYPSPMVDFGYDISDFRNIDKRFGTMKDFETLSKAAHDASMKIIMDLVPNHSSDKHEWFQKSLQSIEPYTDYYIWHKGKVLPNGTITVPNNWVSVFGGLAWTWRDERQAYYLHQFAPEQPDLNYENKNIVNEMKDIMRFWLDKGVDGFRVDAIPFLCEDVRFLDEPLTGTYTQHQPRTYEIVRGWREVMDEYTERVMMMEAYANMTMTMKYYVYGAHFPFNFGFITDTNKDSKATDFKRLIDGWMVNMPVLRGTANWVVGNHDKSRLATRYGRQRAEALTMITLLLPGVGVTYNGEEIGMEDTWISWEDTKDPQGCNAGRDGFEKASRDPARTPFQWDDTTSAGFSTNPKTWLPVNKNYVTLNLAAQKKQNNSYYALYKAVSALRKWPAVKRGTLTTKLLNDDVLAFTRKANGQQSVYVVVNFADKEKTVDLSTLVHASNQLNVYYATTNAHHLIGNIIKDVRALKIPASGAVIYTSTT; this is translated from the exons ATGAACAAGAACGGTGTAATAACGCTTTGCACGATACTACTATCGTCCAATCTCGCATATAGTGAATCTAGTCCAAAATGGTGGCAGTCAATGTCTCTTTATCAAGTTTATCCCAGAAGCTTCAAGGATAGTGATGGTGATGGTGTCGGAGATCTTAAGG GTATTATAAGCAAATTGGAACATCTTGCCGAGTCAAATGTCGATGCTTTCTGGTTATCTCCGATTTATCCGAGCCCGATGGTCGATTTTGGCTATGATATTTCCGATTTTCGCAACATCGACAAGAGGTTTGGTACTATGAAGGATTTCGAGACGCTCTCAAAGGCCGCGCATGATGCGTCGATGAAAATTATCATGGATCTTGTTCCCAATCACTCGTCGGACAAACACGAATGGTTCCAAAAAAGTTTGCAAAGCATAGAACCTTACACCGATTATTACATATGGCATAAAGGCAAGGTGCTGCCTAATGGAACAATTACGGTGCCGAATAATTGG GTGAGCGTGTTCGGTGGATTAGCATGGACCTGGCGTGACGAACGACAAGCATATTATCTCCATCAATTTGCACCGGAGCAGCCCGATCTCAACTATGAAAACAAGAACATAGTGAACGAAATGAAG GATATCATGAGATTTTGGCTCGATAAGGGGGTGGACGGCTTTCGGGTGGACGCGATACCATTTTTGTGCGAGGACGTCAGATTCTTGGACGAACCACTTACGG ggACATACACTCAGCATCAGCCGCGCACCTACGAAATAGTCAGAGGATGGCGAGAAGTGATGGATGAATATACGGAAAGAGTTATGATGATGGAGGCTTATGCAAacatgacgatgacgatgaagTATTATGTGTACGGCGCACATTTTCCCTTTAATTTTGGTTTTATTACCGATACGAATAAAGATTCCAAAGCAACTGATTTCAAGAGATTGATCGATGGATGGATGGTAAACATGCCTGTTTTGAGAGGAACTGCTAACTGGGTG GTTGGAAATCATGACAAATCGCGATTGGCCACGCGTTATGGACGGCAACGAGCGGAAGCTTTAACTATGATAACTCTATTGCTTCCGGGAGTGGGTGTAACTTATAATGGCGAAGAAATCGGCATGGAGGACACGTGGATCTCATGGGAAGACACCAAAGATCCACAAGGTTGCAATGCCGGCAGAGATGGTTTCGAGAAAGCATCTCGGGATCCCGCAAGGACACCGTTCCAATGGGACGACACCACTTCGGCTG gaTTTTCTACAAATCCAAAAACGTGGCTACCAGTTAACAAAAACTACGTGACACTTAATTTAGCTGCGCAAAAGAAACAGAACAACTCTTACTACGCTCTATATAAAGCGGTTTCTGCTCTACGAAAATGGCCTGCTGTTAAACGTGGAACCTTAACTACGAAATTATTGAACGACGATGTTCTCGCTTTTACCAG GAAAGCTAATGGGCAGCAATCGGTTTACGTAGTGGTAAACTTTGCAGATAAAGAGAAAACTGTTGATTTATCAACGCTTGTTCACGCATCAAATCaattaaacgtttattatgCCACTACGAATGCTCATCATCTTATTGG gAATATTATCAAAGATGTTCGTGCCTTAAAAATTCCTGCATCAGGAGCTGTGATATATACTAGTACTACGTAA
- the LOC139813482 gene encoding uncharacterized protein has product MRFAVIGRYESFVPARETDESAQGAPPAHHSAIKLPKIALPQFNGDLDKWPSFIALYNQAIHENRSVSAIEKYQYLLASLSGEALGVVRNLPLTAENYEIAYDAFRERYQNRRKLATQYWRSFVHAKPLVADSAESLRALLDVFTENTRALSMLDYPVDAWDFMLLNQLLEKLTPTLREKFEAAHMTGESPRYDQLTRFLAGYCTVLASASNPSAQSSKAKPQPSTKTASTLSLVAQSAACPKCTEQHLLAKCPVFLQLSAQERYSFARERGLCLNCLRAGHNWKTCPSLWTCRSCQAKHHSLLHFEQASVSSLATAPAVTSVVDVAAPESTGGH; this is encoded by the coding sequence ATGCGGTTCGCGGTAATAGGGCGTTACGAAAGCTTCGTTCCCGCGCGGGAGACCGACGAATCCGCGCAGGGCGCGCCGCCGGCGCATCACTCCGCGATTAAATTACCAAAGATCGCCCTTCCTCAATTCAACGGTGATCTTGACAAATGGCCGTCGTTTATCGCGCTGTATAACCAGGCGATCCACGAAAATCGCAGTGTGTCCGCGatcgaaaaatatcaatatttgttGGCCTCGCTATCGGGGGAGGCTCTCGGCGTGGTGAGAAACCTGCCATTGACCGCGGAAAATTACGAGATCGCGTATGATGCGTTTCGGGAGCGCTACCAGAATAGGCGCAAATTAGCGACGCAGTACTGGCGTTCGTTCGTACACGCTAAACCGTTGGTTGCGGATTCCGCCGAATCCCTCCGCGCGCTATTGGACGTGTTCACCGAGAACACGCGCGCCCTGAGTATGCTGGATTATCCTGTCGACGCGTGGGACTTCATGCTGCTTAATCAGTTACTCGAAAAGCTCACTCCCACGCTCCGGGAGAAGTTCGAAGCGGCCCACATGACCGGGGAATCGCCGCGGTATGACCAATTAACGAGATTTCTAGCGGGATACTGCACGGTTCTCGCGTCGGCATCCAACCCTTCGGCACAGTCGAGTAAAGCAAAACCTCAGCCGTCAACGAAAACCGCGTCGACTCTTTCGCTCGTCGCTCAAAGCGCCGCGTGCCCAAAATGCACGGAGCAGCATCTGCTGGCTAAGTGCCCCGTTTTCCTTCAGCTCTCGGCCCAAGAACGGTATAGCTTTGCACGCGAACGGGGACTTTGTCTGAATTGCCTCCGCGCGGGCCATAACTGGAAGACTTGCCCTAGCCTTTGGACTTGCCGGTCCTGTCAGGCGAAGCACCACTCTCTCCTGCACTTCGAGCAGGCTAGCGTCTCGTCTCTCGCGACCGCTCCGGCGGTAACTTCGGTCGTTGACGTCGCGGCACCGGAGAGTACAGGCGGACACTAA